Within the Periophthalmus magnuspinnatus isolate fPerMag1 chromosome 7, fPerMag1.2.pri, whole genome shotgun sequence genome, the region gtTGTATTCATGTCAATTTATGAGAGCAATGattgtaatgtaaaaaaaactaaacttttgaGGCATTAGCAGTCATTTGATATGAAAGTGTACAAACCATTTACTCTCAACAAAAGGGAAACCATTTCTTCctattttgtgtgtgtaataCTTTTACCACAGAAAGCGAGAGAGGACACAATACCCACCTCTGTCTCGCCTGGGCACGCGAGTaacagtttgtcctcagtgtaGATATAAATGGGCAGCCTCATGTCCCCCAAGCAGTGCATTCAAATGGGCCACCGTGTACCATCTTGTAGTGCTCCTGTCTCCTATggctcttactgtgagcagacaAGAAGCTGTTGATGGAAGTGTGTGCAGCAGCACGTTAAAAGGACATTGTTACACACAGTGAGGCTATGCCCTGCTTACACACATGCTGGTGATGGCTTTCAATGGTGCCACTGTGTTGTGTGGGGACTCATGATTATGTCACTTCTACTTATTGTTGCTCAGACCTCATACCAGCCACCTCCACTTTTCACAGACTAGACCCCATGACAAAGCTTATCCCCCTTACGCATGCTGCCCCAGTGAAGGCAGAGAGTTAGTAAACACGCTCAGGAGTAAGTCGAAAAGAAGTGTGCGTGTACTTTAGAAGTGACAGATGTGCATCGTTGTCAAGAGACAGGATGTGGTTATGGCCCAACACGAGGCAGTGTGTCTGATTATATGCAGCCAATATTGAGGCAAAGTAAATGTTATcaggaaaaaaacactttatcttTTAAATAATCAGTGTTCCTTCTTAGTTGTTAAATATAAAGTCAACATGCGAGGATTCTTATTCTATCGTGTGGTAATAGGCTAGACCATATAGAGAACTATGATCAAGTGTCATGCCTTCACTTGTTGTGCTATTTCCTCTGCAAATTCAGTATCAAATATGTACATGtcaatttctttgcaaacagTTTCTACCTTTCTGTCCTtcataaatgtataaaagactGACATATATATCAGTAGTCTACTAAGCAGTGCACTTCAAGATAGCTAAATTGACTTTGCTGACTTTGAGGAGGAAGCTTTTAAAATGACCTTTCTGTTTTCCAGTGAAATGGCAATATACTCAGCAAATAGTGTTTTCTTCACTATTATTCACTCTGTTGTGACAAATGTCTTAGATTAGCAAATTATCCTTTAAAACAACCTCACCAGCGAAAAATGTGACATGGCTGTTGAATATGTGTGCCTTGCACATTGTTATCTTGCAGGTGTTGTCCCATAATCTGTGCACAGTACTGGCCATTCCACACGACCCAGTAGCTTTAGAGGAGCACTTCAGGGATGATGATGACGGACCCGTGTCCAGTCAGGGGTACATGCCTTACCTCAACAAATACATCCTTGACAAGGTGCGGGAGAGAGcttttttaatttcagtttaagTTTTTGTACACACCTGTTTGAAACATTTCCCTATAATGTGTTGTTAATATTCAGATTCAGTACCTTTCCTGtaatacattatattttgtaGATAACacatatattgcatttattaattcattttatttcaaagtaaCCAAAGGCACTAGCAAATCTACTTTACTCAAAGGAAAGATATCCTGCTTAAAATatgttatataaaaatacaatgcaCATTAGTATATCATTTCATGAACTTCTTAAATCAATGGgctttttatcttatttttaaaatatgtctgtatttttaaaaatccttcaTTCTCTGCCATAGGTTGTTGAAGGCTCATTTGAAAAGGAAAATGTGGATGAGCTCTGTTGGACCCTAACAGCAAAGAAGAACTACCAGCCGGACAAAGGCAGCGACACTCTGTTACCGGAGAAAGACGCCTTCAGACTTTGGTGCCTCTTCAACTTCCTGTCAGAGGACAAGTACCCTCTGGTGATGGTCGCAGATGAGGTACATACAATTACTTGGGTATAATACAAGCAACAAAGGACATGTTGCATACTGCCTTTTGCAGTATGCAACATGTCCTTGATTGTTGTTAAAGCATGATGCCCAAGTggttcatttttcaaaatattggACAGTACATGTTCTAGCACAATTATATTTGGGCCTCAAGAAATATAAATATcttatctatctctctatctttaTCTTTTAGAAATatctaaatgtgatttttttttttttcagataagCATTGCAATTTGATTTGCCATTTATGCTTAAAAAAAGGATTTTGTCCAGAGTGCACATTAAAGATACAAAATCATTGCAttttaaaagactgaaatatgaagacTCAATCAATTTAGATCTCAttgagatctaaactacaaggttagcaggttttacacataaaaaaggatattttaatatttgtttgcaGATGAAATAATGAGGCTAAATAACTATCAATCCAAATGCAGTTAATGTTTTTGCAGCCCTATACTGTTTATGACTCTGGTCTCTGACCTTTTTAGAAGAACTACCTTTTCTCTCAAAATGAATCACTTTCAGCTCATTTACACTTAAACTCAATTGTAAAGTCTGTTTTGAGTCTTGAATCTGTGATGTGTGGCCACAAAATGGAGCTGGATCTCGTAACCATCAACACTTCGTTTCTTGCTGCTGTGGAACACTGTGCTCTTTTCATGCAGCTCTGTGGGCTTGTTTCTCACTTGCAAACACTCATTTTGGTTTCCTGTTgtgcgattttttttttttttatttttttttgcattcgcTGCCTAAATTTAAAGGTAGAGAGAAGCCTTGTAcagtttgtgtttagtttttttgtggtGCATTTTGGTAAACAGTTTATACTCGTAGTTTATGGTGGTCACACGATATTACATTATTGTGTatcaaccaaacacacaaagagGTCACTTCTGAAAAGTTACTTTGAGGGTGGGGTTttgtactgttactgttactttaTCTTTAAATAGAAATGCAAGTGATACATTTTGGAAATTGCAGTCACAATGGAAAGACAGTATGCATTTTTGAGATCTTAGCAAATTTAGTTAGCTGTGTTCTACAATATGCCATTGAAcaactgtgtttttactgtaataTAAAAAAGACTGCTCAAATGAGTGCACTAGTTGCTGAGTAATAAATATGCAATTATATCTGTATGTGTCCTTAGGTTGAGTACCTCCTGAAAAAAATCTGTGCAGCTATGAGTATTGAGTTCAACTGTGTCGACCTGGAGGACTTCTTTTCCCATGATGCAATGCAGCAGAATGGCATCACAGTCTGGGTGTTTCTGGAGCTGATGAATTCGGGGAAGATAACACGAGGAGTGGATAAGGCCATTGTCAGCATGGCCATTGAGGAGGTTTACCGAGAAATAGTTGGCGATGTTCTGAAGGAGGTAGGAATCCAGATAATGTTGTGACTGCTGAGGTTTGTGTTTTGAGTGAGTCATGAGTCATGGTTCATTTGTTTGGCTCTCAGGGTTATCTATGGAAGAAAGGGCAGCTGAGGAGAAACTGGAAGGAGCGCTGGTTCACTCTGAGGCCCAGTGTCTTGTGCTACTACGCCGGGGAGGACCGCAAAGACTGTCTAGGCAATATAGCACTGGATGGGAACTGCTGTGTGGAGGTCAGCAAGTTTAACACAGCCAGATGTGTCTTTCCTTTACATTTGGAATTTAATATACACTATATGTGATATCAGACCAGTGTTTATTTTGATTCAgttaaattatctctaaaagtCTGAGTTCATTTACCGTAATATGTATGGTACCTGCTTCATGCTTACTGAAATGCTTACTATGAAACTTGCAAAATATGTTTATACTTATTATATAACTGTATGATAAGAACAATCATGGCTGAAACTCAATTTCCACATTCTTTTAAGATATACCTTAAACACAACAATCTTTCTGTGGGAGGGGACAACCCCAACTTTATCATGGAAAAAATACACTTAGAAACACAATGTGTGCCTGTTATAACATAACAgagttttcttttcttgtttttaattttttttctaatactgCAGATGGGTAGTGTGCATTATTAGCTGctattaacagtgtttatttgcatttatttgaacCCTCTGTGAACTATTAGTAATCAATTATTGCCACACAATCACAAGTTGAGTAATACTCAACAAAGTATGCTATATCACACTTACTCATGCGATCTATTTATTATCCATTTTTAAGCTGGTGACATAGTGTTGCATTTATGTCATTTCAGTTCAGAAAGCTGAATGGATATAGATGCTGTGAGTGAACAACTCCAGTTATTTATATCATTACAGGTGTATTATTGCtcacaaataccttgaaaaacataaacatacagcACAAACATTAGCAGGCTTGTATCTCTAAAGACCTCATGACATGGAGGTGGGCACATCGCCTGGAGATGTTGTTATTTTGGCTGCCACACAGTAGGGATTTAATAAAATTCCAGCATGAGGCAGGAGGTAGTTGCTGCTGGCAGTGAATTTCAAAaacatcatttttgttttgttttaatgtgtttgttaaaaggttgttgttgtttttttctacctCAGGCGCTTCCAGACCGAGATGGAAAAAGGTGTATGTTTTGTCTTAAAACTATCTCTAAAACCTATGAAATGAGTGCATCAGACACCAAACAGCGACAGGAATGGACCACAGGTAAGAAAGcagagtaaaaatatatataaaacagaaTACGTACAATGTTGGGTAGAAGAACACAGTTGCCAATTGTGTCATTGGTGGTTAGTAAAGGTTAATTCTGTCTCAAGTTTTAAACCTAGAATTGGcaattatttttgtcaaatagGAGAGTTTGTAGatctgctttacatgtttcggCTACTTTCTGTAGCCTTCCTGAAGCGTTATATGATGAAGTGTTACATGATGAAGTGTTACATGATGAAGTGTTACATGATGAAGTGTTACATGATGAAGCGTTACATGATGGTGTAGAGTTTTGTCTTGTTGGCTGCTTACATGGTTTTGCCAGACAGTGCATTTGATAAGGTGTATGCTCCCTCCTCATCATTGGGATGCACTCCTGGAGGTAGTGTCAAACAGTGGGGGGTGTAAGCTTCCTCTACTATGTAAAATGCCTACGAGACCCATCATTATACCATCATGTGGCTACAGGAAGTATCTGAAACATATAAAGCAGGTCAACAAACTCTCttgtctgacaaaaagaatcacTATTTCTATGTGTCATTGATGGTTGAGGAGGCTGTTACTGCAGAAAAACAGTCTTTGTAATCTATGTTTGAGCGCGTAACCTTCAGtttgtgtccttgtgtccacAGCTATTATAACAGCCATTCGATTACATGTGGAGGGGAAGAAGTCCCTTCACAAAGACCTGAAGCTTAAGCGTCGGGAGCAGCGTGAAcagcgagagaagaggagacagtcCAAAGAGGAGGAGCTACAGAGGTTGAGGGCGCTGCAGGAGGAGCGTGAGAGAAAACTGGCTGAACTGGAGCTGCTGAAGGAGGCTCAGAAACAGGCGCAGGAGGTCCTGGAGCAGGATGAGCTGAGAAGGAGACAGCAGCATGAGCAGCTGCAGAGGGCCCTGGAGGTGCAGCtcaaggaggcagaggaggtgaGGCCAGGCATGGATAATGCAACAAGGGGCTACACTTCAGAATTATATTTGCTGTGTTGTGTCATGTTTCTTGCTATCAGATCGATTTTTCAGCAACacgtgtgaaacaaaggagatCGCTGgtcatgatttacaaataaaatctaatttctctcacctcagattaacagagtttagagcttcgctcattgattctgcaggaaTTTGCGATGTGTTTCAGTCCCCTgcgatatttttttcctttattatttccaatactgatggaccatgcatgtccccgaTTTGCTAATCCACCTATCAATCAATTTCACCAGTGACCAAACTCACATTTGTGCATCCAGATACTAGGCAAATCTCAGGCAAAGTGGCATATAGagcttttacatttttgcttAGGTTACACAATAATAATTGATTTGATTTATGCAGGGCCTttcaaaacactttaaataGCATTTTTCATTCCACCATTGCCATTTTACATATTGTAGAACAAATTTCAACAACAACTTTTATGTGAATGCAGGCCCGAGTGAGCATGCAGGCTGAGATGGCTctgaaggaagaggaggcagagagacagaggaagaggattcaggagctggaggagatgCAGAAACGATTGGAGGAGGCGCTACAACAGGAAATCAAAGCTCGACTAGACGAAGAGGCTTTCCGCTATGCTCAAGCCGGGTACTGTCCACAAAATCTGTCACAAAGTCATTTGTATTGGTCATCTGTTAGTGATTAGTGTCTCATTGATTGTAAGAGGGATTTGTCTTCATGTGCAGCCCATAGCACATTTACTGTAGTCTCTAAATAGAGCTCATGTTAAATTATGTTCCTGAGGAAGTTGAGCCCCAGCAGAGGAAGTTTTATATACTGCCATCTGTTATGGGCATACTCTCTGTGGCTCCAGTTTCCTGATCACCTCCAAATTGATTTGTTCCTGCTCTTGTCAGTGTTTACCGGCACAAATGCATGGTTATGATTTGGTAAGATTCGGCTTCTGTGGATCCCATTGTTTTGGGCTCTGAATTCACATGGACAGCAGGACTGATAAGATTTAAGTGCACTAAGGAAAATGTGTTCCAATCTAATCAAACCTGGTCCTGTACAAACTTAAGGTGTGGAAAAAGATGTGACCAGCCTCACCAAACTAAAACttatatgtgggactttagaCCTTACAAATGACCCCCGGGGATCACTAGAAGAATTAGAATAAAGTTGAAGAAATACAGCATGAATGTGTTTGCGACTGTTGTGTGTAGACTTCttgctgaggaagaggagaagatgaaGGCGCTGATGGCtctgcaggaggagcaggaagagtaCATCTTAAAGACTCAGAGGGAGAAGCAGGAGCTCAAACAGGAGATGGAGGCCAAGTCCCGCGCTCTAGACGAGGCACAGAGACAACTGGAGGAGGTCCGTGCCAACCGCCATCGAGTTGACCAGGATGTAGTGGTAAGTAACTAGATAATACACTGtacataaaatgtgtattttaataaagAAGTGTGAGACAATTGTTCATATAATTGttagaaacagaacattttgttgGAGTATTGCACACTTGGAAAGATATTCATCATCCAGGggaatttaataaaaaaagaaactcaTAGTTAATAATACTGgtttaaaatatttaacaaatacatttaaattctaTTACTGCATATGTGCATATTGGTAGTTTATGtatcaaaaatgtaattgtccaatgtctgtgtaacaGGCCGCTCAGCGAAAACTTCGTCAGGCGAGCACCAATGTGAAACACTGGAACGTACAGATGAACCGATTGATGAGACC harbors:
- the LOC117373368 gene encoding differentially expressed in FDCP 6 homolog — its product is MDLRSELLKSIWYGFTALDLEKSGKVSKSQLKVLSHNLCTVLAIPHDPVALEEHFRDDDDGPVSSQGYMPYLNKYILDKVVEGSFEKENVDELCWTLTAKKNYQPDKGSDTLLPEKDAFRLWCLFNFLSEDKYPLVMVADEVEYLLKKICAAMSIEFNCVDLEDFFSHDAMQQNGITVWVFLELMNSGKITRGVDKAIVSMAIEEVYREIVGDVLKEGYLWKKGQLRRNWKERWFTLRPSVLCYYAGEDRKDCLGNIALDGNCCVEALPDRDGKRCMFCLKTISKTYEMSASDTKQRQEWTTAIITAIRLHVEGKKSLHKDLKLKRREQREQREKRRQSKEEELQRLRALQEERERKLAELELLKEAQKQAQEVLEQDELRRRQQHEQLQRALEVQLKEAEEARVSMQAEMALKEEEAERQRKRIQELEEMQKRLEEALQQEIKARLDEEAFRYAQAGLLAEEEEKMKALMALQEEQEEYILKTQREKQELKQEMEAKSRALDEAQRQLEEVRANRHRVDQDVVAAQRKLRQASTNVKHWNVQMNRLMRPIGPGEKRPSLGSSFSSFQIPSQRDPGLRLRGRSGSDERDDEGKENVENTCDLEKRHSHTSNGDMDIP